CAAAAAAAGAAAACTCAGCACCAGCACCAGCACCAGCACCAGTAATAGCGAGAGCCCGCAGAGTGTCACAAATCCGCAGACCGAGGGTTATCCCGTGATACCGGATATCCCCATAAAACAGGAAGAAAATGTCATTGAATTTGGTGAAAGAAAAGTCTTGACAAGTGCTGAACTGTTTATCATCAAGCCGGAAAGCGGTATTACCAGAAAACCGCCAGAACCGCCTTTCAAAACAAATTGCAAGATTCAGGGTGCCCCGGCATTCTGGAAACTTTTTACTAAGAAAAAGCGACAGCAACTGGAAAACAGGATATTGGAATATATTAATAAAACCAATGAAGAAAGAGTGGCGCACATCGAAGGCCTGGTCAGAGAGGTGCGGTACGAGGCAAACGAGGGCGACCCTTACCAGGCTCTGGACGGGCAAAGGCATGTGGTAGCCGCCAAAAAACTGTCCAAGGGTGCTGTACTGGGGCATTACCGGGGCTCTCTCTGGTTGATAGATAAGAATGCCCCGTCTCCGGAGTGTGGTACGTTAGACCAGCAAATATCCTATTCCGTTAACTGTGACTACAAAGAAGAAGGAGAAGAAGCCACGGATGATTGTCAGGAAATGTACTGGCTTTCAGGTTATGACGACGGCAATATTTTTTCCTGCGTTAACGACTGTACCGTCACCAGCAATGCCGACGACAATACCGGTACTTTAGAGCCAAACGTCAGTTTCATTATTGTTTATATGGATGATTTCCCCGTGGTTATGGTCGTGACAACAGAGGATATCCCGGAGGGCAAAGGACTCTGGCTGAGCTATGGAGAACCTTACTGGGACTATAAAAACGAAGCGGTTGTGGTGCCCGATGGTGATGACAATCATAGCGGAGCCGGGGCAAAAAACAAAAAATGTGCGTGTGATGTGTGTGGAAGGGTATTGGCTAGTTCTGGAAACCTGACAAGGCACAAGCGCATCCACACCGGAGAGAAGCCTTATAAGTGCGATGTGTGTCAAAAGGGATTTGCTGTTTCCGCAACCTTGGTAGCACACAGGCGCACCCACACCGGAGAGAAGCCTTATGAGTGCGATGTGTGTAAAAAGACATTTACTCAATCCGGACACCTCAAAGTACACAAACACACTCACACCAGGGAGAAGCCTTATGAGTGCGATAAGTGCCAAAAAAGATTTTCTCAACTCGCACACCTCGTAAGTCACAAGCGCACCCAACACAAGAACCTTCCAACAGAACAACCGCCACAGCAATAGTCTACACTCCCGCCAAAATAACCCTATAGCCCAATTCTACGGACTCCACAATGGGCAAAAAAAATAACGCTCCAGTCTTTGTGTTTTCAAAAAAAATGTTGGCAGTGGTGTTTCTGCTGTGGCTGGCTGCCATGGTGGACAGCGCCCGTGGAGAATGGGTAACACCAGCTTCTGTACATCAGATCGGGACTGCTCATGTTGCTTCAAGGCTCTGGCTTCAGCAACAACCCGTGCTTAAATCCGCTATGGATGAAAAAGTCGCGGTTTCAAAAAGATCGGCAACGGTGGTTATTCTGATAGAAGACGACGGTTTTAGTGTACTGATCACTGAGCCGGCAGTCTTCACATGGCAGGATGCGTGCAATGCCACCACGCTTTCCGACATGACCCGGCATCTGCGCTGCCACGACCCCAATGCCCTGCTGACCGGGTTAAGAGCCACACTGCAGTTTAGTCACAGTGGGGAGTCTGTGCAGGTGACCGGGTTTGCGTCGGTTTTGCAGGTGCAGACCACCGGGGGAACAGACCTGGCCATTGCTCCCTTTCAGAGTGATAGCCCGGGTCTGCCCGACCAGCAATATGAACAACAATACAGAGCCATTCTGGAGTACCTGTCCCGGCAAAGGAGAAAGTCTGAAGAGATAGATCGGCGAACAGGATGCTGGACAAACGCTATGTCAAGGTTAGCCCCTGAAAAACCGGACGAAGTGTTAAGGCAGGAGCAGAAAATAAAGGAGCTGCGAGCGCCCGTCAGGTTCCATTACTCACTGGCACACCGTTCGGCCCCGCAGGATGAAACGTTCTGGTTTTTTACGGACAAGATGCAGGGAAGAGAAATTGTGCTGACTCCCGACAATAACCTTTCTGCCTGCTCCCCTGTTTCCCTGCCATCGGGGAGCATGGCTGACCTGTCCAATGGTTCCAAAAGAAATCCTCCACCCGTTGATAAACCAGCAGCTACGAAGAGCAAAAAAAGAAAACTCAGCACCAGCACTAGTAATAGCGAGAGCCCGCAGAGTGTCACAAATCCGCAGACCGGGGGTTATCCCGTGATACCGGATATCCCCATAAAACAGGAAGAAAATGTCATTGAATTTGGTGAAAGAAAAGTCTTGACAAGTGCTGAACTGTTTATCATCAAGCCGGAAAGCGGTATTACCAGAAAACCGCCAGAACCGCCTTTCAAAACAAATTGCAAGATTCAGGGTGCCCCGGCATTCTGGAAACTTTTTACTAAGAAAAAGCGACAGCAACTGAAAAACAGGATATTGGAATATATTAATAAAACCAATGAAGAAAGAGAGGCGCACATCGAAGGCCTGGTCAGAGAGGTGCGGTACGAGGCAAACGAGGGCGACCCTTACCAGGCTCTGGACGGGCAAAGGCATGTGGTAGCCGCCAAAAAACTGTCCAAGGGTGCTGTACTGGGGCATTACCGGGGCTCTCTCTGGTTGATAGATGAGAATGCCCCGTCTCCGGAGTGTGGTACATTAGACCAGCAAATATCCTATTCCGTTAACTGTGACTACAAAGAAGAAGGAGAGAAAGCCGCGGATGATTGTCAGGAAATGTACTGGCTTTCAGGTTATGACGACGGCAATATTTTTTCCTGCGTTAACGACTGTACCGTCACCAGCAATGCCGACGACAATACCGGTACTTTAGAGCCAAACGTCAGTTTCATTATTGTTTATATGGATGATTTCCCCGTGGTTATGGTCGTGACAACAGGGGATATCCCGGAGGGCAAAGGACTCTGGCTGAGCTATGGAGAACCTTACTGGGACTATAAAAACGAACCGGTTGTGGTGCCCGACGGTGATGGCGATCATAGCGGAGCCGGGGCAAAAAACAAAAAATATAAGTGTGATGTGTGTGGAAGGGAGCTTGCTAATTCCGGAAGTCTCACAAGACACAAGCTCACCCACACAGGAGAGAAGCCTCATGAGTGCGATGTGTGTCAAAAGGGATTTATGCACTCCAGTGACCTCACAAGACACAAGCGCACCCACACCGGAGAGAAGCCTTATGAGTGCGATGTGTGTCAAAAGAGATTTTCTCTACTCAATCACCTCATAGTACACAAACGCACTCACACCGGGGAGAAGCCTTATGAGTGCGATAAGTGCCAAAAGAGATTTACTCAATCCGGAGGCCTCGTAAGACACAAACGCAGCCACACAGGGGAGAGGCCTCATGAGTGCGATAAGTGCCAAAAGAGATTTACTGACTCCGGAAACTTAGCAACACACAGGCGTAGCCACACCGGGGAGAAGCCTTATGAGTGCGATAAGTGCCAAAAGAGATTTTCTCGACTCGCACACCTCGTAAGTCACAAGCACACCCAACACAAGAACCTTCCAACAGAGCAACCGCCACAGCAATAGTCTACACTCCCGCCAAAATCACCCTATAGCCCAATTCTACGGACTCCACAATGGGCAAAAAAAATAACGCTCCAGTCTTTGTGTTTTCAAAAAAAATGTTGGCAGTGGTGTTTCTGCTGTGGCTGGCTGCCATGGTGGACAGCGCCCGTGGAGAATGGGTAACACCAGCTTCTGTACATCAGGGCGGGATTGCCCATGTTGCTTCAAGGCTCTGGCTTCAGCAACAACCCGTGCTTAAATCCGCTATGGATGAAAAAGTTGCGGTTTCAAAAAGATCGGCAGCGGTGGTTATTCTGGTAGAAGACGACGGTTTTAGTGTACTGGCCACTGAGCCGGCAGCCTTCACATGGCAGGATGCGTGTAATGCCACCACGCTTTCTGACATGAACCGGCATTTGCGCTGCCACGACCCCAATGCCCTGCTGACCGGGTTAAGAGCCACACTGCAGTTTAGTCACAGTGGGGAGTCTGTGCAGGTGACAGGGTTTGCGTCGGTTTTGCAGGTGCAGACCACCGGGGGAACAGACCTGGCCATTGCTCCTTTTCAGAGTGATAGCCCGGGTCTGCCCGACCAGCAATATGAACAACAGTACAGAGCCATTCTGGAGTACCTGTCCCGGCAAAGGAGAAAGTCTGAAGAGATAGACCGGCGAACAAGATGCTGGACAAACGCTATGTCAAGGTTAGCCCCTGAAAAACCGGACGAAGTGTTAAGGCAGGAGCAGAAAATAAAGGAGCTGCGAGCGCCCGTCAGGTTCCATTACTCACTGGCACACCGTTCGGCCCCGCAGGATGAAACGTTCTGGTTTTTTACGGACAAGATGGAGGGAAGAAAAGTTGTGTTGACTCCCGACAATAATCTTTCTGCCTGCTCCCCTGTTTCCCTGCCATCGGGGAGCATGGTTGACCTGTCTAATGGTTCCAAAAGAAATCCTCCACCCGTTGATAAACCAGCAGCTACGAAGAGCAAAAAAAGAAAACTCAGCACCAGTAATAGCGAGAGCCCGCAGAGTGTCACAAATCCGCAGACCGAGGGTTATCCCGTGATACCGGATATCCCCATAAAACAGGAAGAAAATGTCATTGAATTTGGTGAAAGAAAAGTCTTGACAAGTGCTGAACTGTTTATCATCAAGCCAGAAAGCGGTATTACCAGAAAACCGCCAGAACCGCCTTTCAAAACAAATTGCAAGATTCTGGGTGCCCCGGCATTCTGGAAACTTTTTACTAAGAAAAAGCGACAGCAACTGAAAAACAGGATATTGGAATATATTAATAAAACCAATGAAGAAAGAGAGGCGCACATCGAAGGCCTGGTCAGAGAGGTGCGGTACGAGGCAAACGAGGGCGACCCTTACCAGGCTCTGGACGGGCAAAGGCATGTGGTAGCCGCCAAAAAACTGTCCAAGGGTGCTGTACTGGGACATTACCGGGGCTCTCTCTGGTTGATAGATGAGAATGCCCCGTCTCCGGAGTGTGGTACATTAGACCAGCAAATATCCTATTCCGTTAACTGTGACTACAAAGGAGAAGAAGCCACGGATGATTGTCAGGAAATGTACTGGCTTTCAGGTTATGACGACGGCAATATTTTTTCCTGTGTTAACGACTGTACCGTCACCAGCAATGCCGACGACAATACCGGTACTTTAGAGCCAAACGTCAGTTTCATTATTGTTTATATGGATGATTTCCCCGTGGTTATGGTCGTGACAACAGAGGATATCCCGGAGGGCAAAGGACTCTGGCTGAGCTATGGAAAACCTTACTGGGACTATAAAAACGAACCGGTTGTGGTGCCCGACGGTGATGACGGTCATAGCGGAGCCGGAGCAAAAAACAAAAAACACGTGTGTGATGTGTGTGGAAAGAAGTTTGCTCGCTCCATACACCTCATAGTACACAAGCGCACCCACACCGGAGAGAAGCCTTATGAGTGCGATGTGTGTCAAAAGAGATTTGTTAACTCCGGAAACTTGGCAGCACACAGGCTCAGACACACCGGGGAAAAGCCTCATGAGTGCGATCTGTGTCAAAAGAGATTTGCCTGCTCCAGTAACTTCGTAAGACACAGGCGCACCCACACCGGGGCGAAGCCTTATGAGTGCGATGTGTGTAAAAAGATATTTACTCAATCCGGAGACCTCATAAGACACAAACGCACCCACACCGGAGAGAAGCCTTATAAGTGCGATGTGTGTGAAAAGGGATTTTCTGCTTCTGGAAACTTAGCAACACACAGGCGTAGCCACACCGGGGAGAAGCCTTATGAGTGCGATAAGTGCCAAAAGAGATTTACTCGATCCGGAAACCTCATAAGACACAAGCGCAGCCACACCGGAGAGAAGCCTTATGAGTGCGATGTGTGTCAAAAGGGATTTGCTTACTCCAGTAACCTCTTAAGACATCAGCGTACCCACACCGGGGCGAAGCCTCATGAGTGCGATGTGTGTAAAAAGATATTTACTCAATCAGGAGACCTCATAAGACACAAACGCACCCACACCGGAGAGAAGCCTTATAAGTGCGATGTGTGTCAAAAAGGATTTGCTGTTTCCGGAAACTTAGCAAAACACAGGCTCATACACACAGGAGAGAAGCCTTATGAGTGCGATAAGTGCCAAAAGAGATTTATTCGATCCGGAAACCTCATAAGACACAAGCGCAGCCACACCGGGGAGAGGCCTTATGAGTGCGATAAGTGCCAAAAGAGATTTACTCAATCCGAAGACCTCATAAGACACAAGCGCACCCACACCGGAGAGAAGCCTTATGAGTGCAATGTGTGTCAAAAGAGATTTGCTCTTTCCAGTAACCTCTCAAAACACAAGCGCACCCAACACAAGAACCTTCCAACAGAGCAACCGCCACAGCAATAGTCTACACTCCCGCCAAAATCACCCAATAGCCCAATTCCACGGACACCACAATGGGCAAAAAAAATAACGCTCCAGTCTTTGTGTTTTCAAAAAAAAGGTTGGCAGTGGTGTTTCTGCTGTGGCTGGCTGTCATGGTGGACAATACCCGTGGAGAATGGGTAACACCAGCTTCTGTACATCAGGGGGGGATTGCCCATGTTGCTTCAAGGCTCTGGCTTCAGCAGCAACCCTTGCTTAAATCCGCTATGGATGAAAAAGTCGCGGTTTCAAAAAGATCGGCAACGGTGGTTATCCTGGTAGAAGACGACGGTTTTAGTGTACTGGCCACTGAGCCGGTAGTTTTCACATGGCAGGATGCGTGTAATGCCACCACGCTTTCCGACATGAACCGGCATCTGCGCTGCCACGACCCCAATGCCCTGCTGACCGGGTTAAGAGCCACACTGCAGTTTAGTCACAGTGGGGAGTCTGTGCAGGTGACCGGGTTTGCGTCGGTTTTGCAGGTGCAGACCACCGGGGGAACAGACCTGGCCCTTGCTCCCTTTCAGAGTGATAGCCCGGGTCTGCCCGACCAGCAATATGAACAACAATACAGAGCCATTCTGGAGTACCTGTCCCGGCAAAGGAGAAAGTCTGAAGAGATAGACCGGCAAACAAGATGCTGGACAAACGCTATGTCAAGGTTAGCCCCTGAAAAACCGGACGAAGTGTTAAGGCAGGAGCAGAAAATAAAGGAGCAGCGAGCGCCCGTCAGGTTCCATTACTCACTGGCACACCGTTCGGCCCCGCAGGATGAAACGTTCTGGTTTTTTACGGACAAGATGGAGGGAAGAAAAATTGTGCTGACTCCCGACAATAACCTTTCTGCCTGCTCCCCTGTTTCCCTGCCATCGGGGAGCATGGTTGACCTGTCCAATGGTTCCAAAAGAAATCCTCCACCCGTTGATAAACCAGCAGCTACGAAGAGCAAAAAAAGAAAACTCAGCACCAGCACCAGCACCAGTAATAGCGAGAGCCCGCAGAGTGTCACAAATCCGCAGACCGGGGGTTATCCCGTGATACCGGATATCCCCATAAAACAGGAAGAAAATGTCATTGAATTTGGTGAAAGAAAAGTCTTGACAAGTGCTGAACTGTTTATCATCAAGCCGGAAAGCGGTATTACCAGAAAACCGCCAGAACCGCCTTTCAAAACAAATTGCAAGATTCAGGGTGCCCCGGCATTCTGGAAACTTTTTACTAAGAAAAAGCGACAGCAACTGGAAAACAGGATATTGGAATATATTAATAAAACCAATGAAGAAAGAGAGGCGCACATCGAAGGTCTGGTCAGAGAGGTGCGGTACGAGGCAAACGAGGACGACCCTTACCAGGCTCTGGACGGGCAAAAGCATGTGGTAGCCGCCAAAAAACTATCCCGGGGTACTGTACTGGGACATTACCGGGGCTCTCTCTGGTTGATAGACGAGAATGCCCCGTCTCCGGAGTGTGGTACGTTAGACCAGCAAATATCCTATTCCG
Above is a genomic segment from Endozoicomonas euniceicola containing:
- a CDS encoding C2H2-type zinc finger protein, giving the protein MGKKNNAPVFVFSKKMLAVVFLLWLAAMVDSARGEWVTPASVHQGGIAHVASRLWLQQQPVLKSAMDEKVAVSKRSAAVVILVEDDGFSVLATEPAAFTWQDACNATTLSDMNRHLRCHDPNALLTGLRATLQFSHSGESVQVTGFASVLQVQTTGGTDLAIAPFQSDSPGLPDQQYEQQYRAILEYLSRQRRKSEEIDRRTRCWTNAMSRLAPEKPDEVLRQEQKIKELRAPVRFHYSLAHRSAPQDETFWFFTDKMEGRKVVLTPDNNLSACSPVSLPSGSMVDLSNGSKRNPPPVDKPAATKSKKRKLSTSNSESPQSVTNPQTEGYPVIPDIPIKQEENVIEFGERKVLTSAELFIIKPESGITRKPPEPPFKTNCKILGAPAFWKLFTKKKRQQLKNRILEYINKTNEEREAHIEGLVREVRYEANEGDPYQALDGQRHVVAAKKLSKGAVLGHYRGSLWLIDENAPSPECGTLDQQISYSVNCDYKGEEATDDCQEMYWLSGYDDGNIFSCVNDCTVTSNADDNTGTLEPNVSFIIVYMDDFPVVMVVTTEDIPEGKGLWLSYGKPYWDYKNEPVVVPDGDDGHSGAGAKNKKHVCDVCGKKFARSIHLIVHKRTHTGEKPYECDVCQKRFVNSGNLAAHRLRHTGEKPHECDLCQKRFACSSNFVRHRRTHTGAKPYECDVCKKIFTQSGDLIRHKRTHTGEKPYKCDVCEKGFSASGNLATHRRSHTGEKPYECDKCQKRFTRSGNLIRHKRSHTGEKPYECDVCQKGFAYSSNLLRHQRTHTGAKPHECDVCKKIFTQSGDLIRHKRTHTGEKPYKCDVCQKGFAVSGNLAKHRLIHTGEKPYECDKCQKRFIRSGNLIRHKRSHTGERPYECDKCQKRFTQSEDLIRHKRTHTGEKPYECNVCQKRFALSSNLSKHKRTQHKNLPTEQPPQQ
- a CDS encoding C2H2-type zinc finger protein, which encodes MGKKNNAPVFVFSKKMLAVVFLLWLAAMVDSARGEWVTPASVHQIGTAHVASRLWLQQQPVLKSAMDEKVAVSKRSATVVILIEDDGFSVLITEPAVFTWQDACNATTLSDMTRHLRCHDPNALLTGLRATLQFSHSGESVQVTGFASVLQVQTTGGTDLAIAPFQSDSPGLPDQQYEQQYRAILEYLSRQRRKSEEIDRRTGCWTNAMSRLAPEKPDEVLRQEQKIKELRAPVRFHYSLAHRSAPQDETFWFFTDKMQGREIVLTPDNNLSACSPVSLPSGSMADLSNGSKRNPPPVDKPAATKSKKRKLSTSTSNSESPQSVTNPQTGGYPVIPDIPIKQEENVIEFGERKVLTSAELFIIKPESGITRKPPEPPFKTNCKIQGAPAFWKLFTKKKRQQLKNRILEYINKTNEEREAHIEGLVREVRYEANEGDPYQALDGQRHVVAAKKLSKGAVLGHYRGSLWLIDENAPSPECGTLDQQISYSVNCDYKEEGEKAADDCQEMYWLSGYDDGNIFSCVNDCTVTSNADDNTGTLEPNVSFIIVYMDDFPVVMVVTTGDIPEGKGLWLSYGEPYWDYKNEPVVVPDGDGDHSGAGAKNKKYKCDVCGRELANSGSLTRHKLTHTGEKPHECDVCQKGFMHSSDLTRHKRTHTGEKPYECDVCQKRFSLLNHLIVHKRTHTGEKPYECDKCQKRFTQSGGLVRHKRSHTGERPHECDKCQKRFTDSGNLATHRRSHTGEKPYECDKCQKRFSRLAHLVSHKHTQHKNLPTEQPPQQ
- a CDS encoding C2H2-type zinc finger protein encodes the protein MGKKNNAPVFVFSKKRLAVVFLLWLAVMVDNTRGEWVTPASVHQGGIAHVASRLWLQQQPLLKSAMDEKVAVSKRSATVVILVEDDGFSVLATEPVVFTWQDACNATTLSDMNRHLRCHDPNALLTGLRATLQFSHSGESVQVTGFASVLQVQTTGGTDLALAPFQSDSPGLPDQQYEQQYRAILEYLSRQRRKSEEIDRQTRCWTNAMSRLAPEKPDEVLRQEQKIKEQRAPVRFHYSLAHRSAPQDETFWFFTDKMEGRKIVLTPDNNLSACSPVSLPSGSMVDLSNGSKRNPPPVDKPAATKSKKRKLSTSTSTSNSESPQSVTNPQTGGYPVIPDIPIKQEENVIEFGERKVLTSAELFIIKPESGITRKPPEPPFKTNCKIQGAPAFWKLFTKKKRQQLENRILEYINKTNEEREAHIEGLVREVRYEANEDDPYQALDGQKHVVAAKKLSRGTVLGHYRGSLWLIDENAPSPECGTLDQQISYSVNCDYKEEGEEATDDCQEMYWLSGYDDGNIFSCVNDCTVTSNADDNTGTLEPNVSFIIVYMDDFPVVMVVTTKFIPEGKGLWLSYGEAYWDYKNEPVVVPDGDDGHSGARAKNKKHVCDVCGKKFAHFGNLVRHKRTHTGEKLYECDVCQKRFARSGHLARHNRIHTGEKPYECNVCGREFANSGNLVKHKRIHTGEKPYECDVCQKGFADFGNLAAHRLIHTGKKPHECDVCQKKFNLFHHFIAHKRIHTGEKPYECDVCQKRFTQSGDLTVHKRTHTRERPYECDVCQERFTAAKKLAKHKYIQHSGEKPYECDVCQMRFSWSSNLKRHKRTQHKNLPTEQPPQQ
- a CDS encoding C2H2-type zinc finger protein is translated as MGKKNNAPVFVFSKKMLAVVFLLWLAVMVDNTRGEWVTPASVHQGGIAHVASRLWLQQQPVLKSAMDEKVAVSKRSATVVILIEDDGFSVLTTEPAVFTWQDACNATTLSDMNRHLRCHDPNALLTGLRATLQFSHSGESVQVTGFASVLQVQTTGGTDLAIAPFQSDSPGLPDQQYEQQYRAILEYLSRQRRKSEEIDRQTRCWTNAMSRLAPEKPDEVLRQEQKIKELRAPVRFHYSLAHRSAPQDETFWFFTDKMEGRKIVLTPDNNLSACTPVSLPLGSMVDLSNGSKRNPPPVDKPAATKSKKRKLSTSTSTSTSNSESPQSVTNPQTEGYPVIPDIPIKQEENVIEFGERKVLTSAELFIIKPESGITRKPPEPPFKTNCKIQGAPAFWKLFTKKKRQQLENRILEYINKTNEERVAHIEGLVREVRYEANEGDPYQALDGQRHVVAAKKLSKGAVLGHYRGSLWLIDKNAPSPECGTLDQQISYSVNCDYKEEGEEATDDCQEMYWLSGYDDGNIFSCVNDCTVTSNADDNTGTLEPNVSFIIVYMDDFPVVMVVTTEDIPEGKGLWLSYGEPYWDYKNEAVVVPDGDDNHSGAGAKNKKCACDVCGRVLASSGNLTRHKRIHTGEKPYKCDVCQKGFAVSATLVAHRRTHTGEKPYECDVCKKTFTQSGHLKVHKHTHTREKPYECDKCQKRFSQLAHLVSHKRTQHKNLPTEQPPQQ